Proteins from a genomic interval of Methanobacteriaceae archaeon:
- a CDS encoding DUF169 domain-containing protein, with amino-acid sequence MDYNELGENLSEMLKLENEPVAIGWSVKEPRNVEKEEGKSRFCAKLRKAMQGEIFYSTLEEEECMGGARYSGLKDMAEYPANVQSGAFMVPRGLYKNIPAVQRSRQNETYIEPGIFSSVVFAPLKKAEFEVDVIFILCNAKQGMEILHANTYDSGEHGLGADAVPMCSSMAATPYMAGKVTYGFGDVAARQSMGLTPEEIMVSIPASDLSRIVSNLEEMRTKVLFKEE; translated from the coding sequence ATGGATTACAATGAATTAGGTGAGAATTTAAGTGAAATGTTGAAATTAGAGAATGAACCAGTGGCCATAGGATGGTCTGTGAAAGAGCCCCGAAACGTGGAAAAGGAAGAAGGAAAATCCCGATTCTGTGCAAAACTTAGAAAAGCCATGCAGGGCGAAATATTCTATTCCACACTGGAAGAGGAAGAATGTATGGGTGGTGCTAGATATTCCGGGCTTAAAGACATGGCCGAATACCCGGCCAATGTACAAAGTGGTGCTTTTATGGTTCCCCGCGGTTTATATAAAAACATTCCTGCGGTGCAGCGCTCCAGACAAAATGAAACCTACATAGAACCTGGAATTTTTAGTTCCGTGGTTTTTGCTCCTTTAAAAAAAGCTGAATTTGAAGTAGATGTGATATTTATACTCTGCAATGCCAAGCAAGGCATGGAAATACTTCACGCCAATACCTATGATTCTGGAGAACACGGACTGGGCGCCGATGCAGTTCCCATGTGCAGTTCCATGGCGGCCACCCCGTATATGGCTGGAAAAGTCACTTATGGGTTCGGTGATGTGGCCGCCAGGCAGAGTATGGGCCTCACTCCAGAAGAAATCATGGTTAGTATTCCTGCCAGCGATTTATCTCGTATAGTCTCTAATTTAGAAGAAATGCGGACTAAAGTCTTATTTAAGGAAGAATGA
- a CDS encoding MFS transporter, with product MTYETPYNLAKDKIIMIMAGLMVGLLVAAFDYSIMATAMPRVISSLQGMEYYVWPFSTYMLTSTIAIIIFGKLSDIYGRKHILITGIIIFVISSILCGFSTNIFQLILFRGIQGIGGGILISLPFIIVGEIFSARKRAKYLGIMATVFALADVLGPVLGGVITDNFGWRGVFFVNVPIGIMAVGLILYSIPNFKLPDIKKVIDYSGIITFTLALSSMFLALTFVGDLNAHPLFEIVGLFLFSLAMFVLFIRAEKKAVEPILPLRLFKNSIFSISSIESLLSAALMFSGVIYVPLFAQGVLGMSATDSGLLMIPMLFSLTLASIITGQIISWRGKYKNLVIAEFIIIGIGVVLLSTMNADTPYYLLVAYSTILGIGSGMAYPLFNITAQNAFTLRDIGIVTASMRFFRNIGTIVFVPIFGYIMNLTLMSSAATLGKTQALVTSIQNIFFLAIILALVGLIVAFFLKEIPLGEDSPVSQEEVPDGLVEKAE from the coding sequence ATGACTTATGAAACCCCCTATAACCTTGCTAAAGATAAAATAATTATGATCATGGCCGGACTAATGGTTGGTCTTTTGGTAGCGGCCTTTGATTACTCCATCATGGCCACGGCTATGCCCCGGGTCATTAGCAGTCTGCAGGGCATGGAATATTATGTATGGCCCTTTAGCACTTACATGTTAACCTCCACCATTGCTATAATCATTTTTGGTAAATTATCAGATATTTATGGTAGAAAACATATTTTAATTACGGGAATCATCATCTTTGTTATAAGTTCCATCCTGTGTGGTTTTTCCACTAATATATTTCAATTGATATTATTTAGAGGAATTCAAGGAATTGGAGGCGGAATTTTAATATCTCTCCCCTTTATCATAGTGGGAGAAATTTTCAGTGCCCGAAAAAGGGCCAAGTACCTGGGAATAATGGCCACTGTATTTGCCCTGGCCGATGTTTTAGGACCTGTTCTGGGAGGCGTAATTACGGATAATTTTGGCTGGAGAGGAGTGTTTTTTGTAAATGTTCCCATTGGAATCATGGCCGTGGGCCTGATTCTCTATTCAATTCCCAATTTCAAATTACCAGATATTAAAAAAGTCATTGATTATTCAGGAATCATTACCTTTACTTTAGCTTTAAGTTCCATGTTCCTGGCCTTAACCTTTGTGGGAGATCTAAATGCCCATCCCTTATTTGAGATAGTAGGGCTCTTTTTATTTTCATTGGCCATGTTTGTATTGTTTATCCGGGCTGAGAAAAAAGCGGTGGAACCGATTTTACCACTGAGGTTATTTAAAAATTCAATATTCAGCATTTCATCAATAGAAAGTTTATTGTCCGCCGCATTGATGTTCAGTGGAGTAATTTACGTCCCCTTATTTGCCCAGGGCGTTTTAGGCATGAGTGCTACAGATTCCGGGCTTTTAATGATTCCCATGCTTTTTAGTCTTACCCTGGCCTCTATAATCACCGGGCAAATCATATCCTGGAGAGGGAAATATAAAAACCTGGTCATTGCTGAATTTATTATAATTGGAATAGGAGTGGTGCTTCTCTCTACCATGAATGCTGATACGCCGTATTATCTACTGGTAGCATATTCCACTATTCTGGGTATTGGTTCTGGAATGGCCTATCCTTTATTCAATATAACTGCCCAGAATGCATTTACCCTGCGAGATATCGGTATTGTGACTGCTTCCATGCGGTTTTTCAGAAATATTGGGACTATTGTGTTTGTTCCCATATTTGGATACATTATGAACCTCACCCTGATGAGTTCGGCCGCTACTTTAGGTAAAACTCAAGCTCTGGTGACTTCTATCCAGAATATTTTCTTCTTGGCCATTATACTGGCCCTGGTAGGATTAATAGTGGCCTTCTTCCTTAAAGAAATACCTTTAGGTGAAGATTCACCGGTATCTCAGGAGGAAGTTCCTGACGGGCTGGTAGAGAAAGCAGAATAA
- the dapB gene encoding 4-hydroxy-tetrahydrodipicolinate reductase, which produces MIKIAVTGANGRMGTKIIKNILKQDDMELVAALGSPDTPLEGKDVGEVIGVGNIGVPINGAQKLFEVLKEKRPDVLLDFTRAHIATHNIKISAECGVNVVVGTTGLSDEQLAEIREAVEKNRIKAVISPNMAIGVNVFFKVIEDLAKILNDYDMEIIEAHHQHKADAPSGTALKAYEIMAQALGRDKDDTFVPGRQGMVGERTPGEIGIHAVRGGDIIGDHTVLFAGEGERIEITHRAHSRQSFVTGAMKAVRYLDRAPAGVVCDMGDVLDI; this is translated from the coding sequence ATGATTAAAATAGCAGTAACTGGTGCTAATGGAAGAATGGGCACTAAAATAATTAAAAACATTCTAAAACAGGACGATATGGAACTGGTGGCGGCCCTGGGATCACCAGACACTCCACTGGAAGGAAAAGATGTGGGGGAAGTAATAGGTGTAGGAAATATAGGTGTTCCTATAAATGGTGCCCAAAAACTTTTCGAGGTTTTAAAGGAAAAAAGGCCTGATGTTCTCCTTGATTTCACCAGGGCCCATATCGCCACTCACAACATTAAAATTTCAGCAGAATGCGGAGTTAATGTAGTGGTAGGCACCACTGGATTATCAGATGAACAATTAGCTGAAATAAGGGAAGCTGTAGAAAAAAATAGGATAAAAGCAGTCATCTCACCTAACATGGCCATAGGGGTGAATGTATTCTTTAAAGTCATTGAAGATCTGGCCAAGATTCTAAATGATTATGATATGGAAATAATAGAAGCCCACCACCAGCATAAAGCAGATGCACCATCAGGAACTGCCCTTAAAGCTTATGAAATCATGGCCCAGGCACTGGGAAGAGATAAAGATGATACTTTTGTCCCTGGTAGGCAGGGAATGGTAGGGGAGCGAACTCCTGGAGAAATAGGAATACATGCCGTCCGTGGTGGAGACATCATAGGCGATCACACCGTACTCTTTGCCGGAGAAGGGGAACGGATAGAAATAACTCACCGGGCCCACAGCCGACAGTCATTTGTGACTGGGGCCATGAAGGCCGTTAGATATTTAGATAGGGCCCCTGCTGGGGTGGTGTGTGATATGGGTGATGTTTTGGATATCTAA
- a CDS encoding DUF1801 domain-containing protein — protein MKKTTKQKNEEAENMVLAKIAEMPEPDRAMGQRIHEIIKATAPDLTPRLWYGMPAYSKDSKVICFFQNSQKFKTRYSTLGFNENANLDEGHMWPTAFAIMELGAEEEARVIELVKRAVN, from the coding sequence ATGAAAAAAACAACTAAACAAAAAAATGAAGAAGCAGAAAACATGGTACTGGCCAAGATCGCCGAGATGCCCGAACCAGATCGGGCCATGGGACAGCGAATCCACGAGATCATCAAGGCCACTGCACCAGACCTCACACCGAGACTCTGGTACGGAATGCCGGCCTATTCCAAGGACAGCAAGGTCATCTGCTTTTTCCAAAACTCGCAGAAGTTCAAAACAAGGTACTCCACCTTAGGCTTCAATGAAAATGCCAACCTCGATGAAGGCCATATGTGGCCCACGGCCTTTGCTATTATGGAATTGGGGGCCGAGGAAGAGGCCAGGGTTATTGAGTTGGTTAAGAGGGCTGTTAATTAG
- the hisF gene encoding imidazole glycerol phosphate synthase subunit HisF, translating into MLAKRIIPCLDCDLQVPHGRVVKGVEFKQIRYAGEPVELATKYYEGGADEIVFLDITASHERRETMADVIKATTENVFVPICVGGGIRKPEDYVNMLKAGADKCSTNTAAIHNPDLISEASKIVGSQACVIGIDAKRRYIEDESEAKDKIIVETKKGLAWFDCSIYGGREFTGMDAIAWAMECEDRGAGEILLTSMDRDGTKDGYDLELTRAISESVDIPVIASGGVGTPQHVLEAFTLGKADAALAASIFHFNEYPVDVVKAFLKDNGVVVRE; encoded by the coding sequence ATGCTTGCCAAAAGAATCATTCCTTGCCTGGACTGCGATTTGCAGGTACCCCACGGCCGGGTAGTAAAAGGAGTAGAATTTAAACAAATCCGCTATGCCGGGGAACCAGTAGAACTGGCCACCAAATACTATGAAGGCGGGGCCGACGAAATAGTATTCTTGGACATCACTGCTTCTCACGAGAGAAGGGAAACCATGGCCGACGTCATAAAGGCCACCACCGAGAACGTATTTGTGCCTATATGTGTAGGTGGGGGCATAAGGAAACCAGAGGACTACGTAAACATGCTCAAAGCTGGAGCAGATAAATGCTCCACCAATACAGCGGCCATTCACAATCCAGACCTCATCAGTGAAGCTTCCAAGATAGTGGGATCCCAGGCCTGTGTCATAGGCATAGATGCCAAGAGAAGGTACATTGAGGACGAGAGCGAGGCTAAGGATAAGATAATTGTAGAAACTAAAAAGGGCCTGGCCTGGTTTGATTGTAGTATCTATGGTGGCCGTGAGTTTACTGGTATGGATGCCATTGCCTGGGCTATGGAATGTGAGGACCGGGGAGCTGGAGAGATTCTACTCACTTCCATGGATAGGGACGGCACCAAGGATGGCTATGACCTGGAACTGACCCGGGCCATAAGTGAAAGTGTGGACATTCCCGTAATTGCCTCGGGTGGTGTAGGTACTCCGCAACATGTTCTGGAAGCTTTCACCCTGGGCAAAGCAGATGCCGCTTTGGCCGCCAGTATCTTCCACTTTAATGAGTATCCTGTGGATGTGGTGAAGGCCTTCTTAAAGGATAATGGTGTTGTGGTTCGGGAGTGA
- a CDS encoding DUF4013 domain-containing protein yields the protein MNFSDVFVDSLRYPFSDWRKLLILLIMVSSTIFLGQFILIIIPIGIILNGYLIRIIESTLEGSDEFPAFNDLKKLIIDGIKFIIVSMIYAIPLLVASFISLAFLTVDPNSMNYASFLISLIVGFGVNIIFLMGLSNMVYEKTIFGAFQFRKIISLINEVSWKKYLIYLLFFTLMVEGVDLITLVISSTVIFISPLDIPMVWENHISYSFLAYVIFNGIISTYILIFGSRFRGLIYPIKSLKSENKTNNEA from the coding sequence ATGAATTTTAGTGATGTATTTGTAGATTCCCTTCGTTATCCTTTTAGTGATTGGAGAAAACTTTTAATTTTGTTAATTATGGTTTCAAGTACCATATTCCTGGGCCAATTTATTCTAATAATCATTCCCATTGGTATAATATTAAATGGTTATTTAATTCGGATTATTGAAAGTACCTTAGAAGGCTCAGATGAATTTCCTGCTTTTAATGACCTCAAAAAACTGATAATAGATGGTATAAAGTTTATTATAGTTAGCATGATTTATGCAATCCCATTATTAGTTGCCTCATTCATTTCATTGGCATTCTTAACCGTTGATCCAAATTCAATGAATTATGCATCCTTTTTAATCTCACTAATTGTTGGTTTCGGTGTGAATATCATTTTTTTAATGGGTCTGAGCAATATGGTCTATGAAAAAACCATTTTCGGCGCATTTCAATTCAGAAAAATTATTAGCTTAATTAATGAGGTCAGTTGGAAAAAATACTTGATTTATCTGCTTTTCTTTACATTGATGGTAGAGGGTGTTGATCTTATCACATTAGTCATCAGTTCAACTGTCATTTTCATTAGTCCCCTAGATATTCCTATGGTCTGGGAAAATCATATTTCTTACTCATTCCTTGCTTATGTGATATTCAATGGGATAATAAGCACTTACATATTGATATTTGGTAGCCGATTCAGGGGATTAATTTATCCTATTAAATCTCTTAAAAGTGAAAATAAAACTAATAATGAAGCATAG
- a CDS encoding DUF4013 domain-containing protein — MRSKEIIKDSLIYPFLDLKKTLTIFILFLTSFLIIPGIMACGYLLQLIGKTTQGSKELWAYDTKRNLLLDGAKFLGMFLIFGTIFYGILWALEKLLINFTTLNSPETYIITAVFTIAFNMFFVMSLAHMAHEKRFISAFNIKKIFNLIKKVGIKKYTFLLVIFTLVAEFINEVPIGIMKNLISFNGIWGNISFILFSLVILSYIIIFASRFTGLIYPENKTNN; from the coding sequence ATGAGATCTAAAGAAATCATTAAAGATTCCCTTATTTATCCATTTCTGGATTTGAAAAAAACTCTAACCATATTTATTCTATTTTTAACCAGTTTTTTAATAATTCCCGGAATTATGGCCTGCGGTTACTTACTTCAATTAATCGGGAAGACAACTCAAGGTTCTAAAGAATTATGGGCCTATGATACTAAGAGAAATCTGTTGTTGGATGGTGCGAAATTCCTGGGCATGTTCCTAATATTTGGAACAATTTTTTATGGCATTCTATGGGCTTTAGAAAAACTTTTAATCAATTTTACTACATTAAATAGTCCAGAAACTTATATTATAACCGCCGTTTTCACCATTGCCTTCAACATGTTTTTTGTCATGTCTCTGGCCCATATGGCCCATGAAAAACGTTTTATATCTGCTTTTAACATTAAGAAAATATTTAATTTAATAAAAAAAGTGGGAATAAAAAAATACACGTTTTTATTAGTTATTTTTACCTTGGTGGCTGAATTCATAAACGAGGTTCCGATAGGGATAATGAAAAATCTTATAAGCTTTAACGGAATCTGGGGAAATATAAGTTTTATATTGTTTAGTCTGGTGATTTTAAGCTATATAATAATATTTGCCAGCAGATTTACAGGTTTGATTTATCCAGAAAACAAGACGAATAATTGA